The following are encoded in a window of Ricinus communis isolate WT05 ecotype wild-type chromosome 4, ASM1957865v1, whole genome shotgun sequence genomic DNA:
- the LOC8260364 gene encoding uncharacterized protein LOC8260364 — MLSFELKNFVVSPSLVANYWKKHPLSLGNGSFPLHNTSKYSDGNTTAALSISSSSFSIWSLATKENTSRNNAAASSSDSIQEREEEEEEYKVLTAMRSSYNDIVIVDTAKARMLLLDSTHNVHSILNKGQKWTGSYWDEFASLPAIIPEGPIAILGLGAGTAAHLMLDLWPSLELEGWEIDRMLIDKARQYFGLSDLEKPTTAGGILNVHIDDALSPTENDSGKYAGIVIDLFCEGKVLPQLQEVATWLKLNGRLMANGRIMANCGGINEKSDNADGTIHPESIDGTWIENSTIKTLSEAFPGQVNWKRMPETQGANYLALTGPLPDLTLWSSKVPDPLSENVRRWRPCGSIL, encoded by the exons ATGCTTTCTTTTGAGCTCAAGAATTTTGTGGTATCACCTTCTCTGGTAGCCAATTACTGGAAGAAGCATCCACTTTCTCTTGGAAATGGCTCATTTCCTCTCCACAATACTAGTAAATACAGTGATGGTAATACCACTGCGGCATTATctatatcttcttcttcattttcaatttggtCACTTGCCACTAAAGAGAATACCAGCAGAAACAATGCTGCTGCTTCTTCTTCGGACTCTATCCAAGAacgagaagaagaagaagaggagtaTAAAGTGCTGACAGCCATGAGAAGCAGCTATAATGACATTGTAATAGTGGACACTGCTAAAGCCAGGATGTTGCTTCTTGACTCTACTC ATAATGTTCACAGCATTCTCAACAAGGGTCAGAAATGGACTGGATCATATTGG GATGAATTTGCTAGTTTACCAGCTATTATTCCAGAAGGTCCTATTGCAATCCTTGGTCTg GGTGCTGGTACTGCTGCACATTTGATGCTCGACTTGTGGCCTTCATTAGAGCTTGAAGGATGGGAGATTGATCGTATG TTGATTGACAAAGCTAGACAGTATTTTGGGCTATCTGATCTTGAAAAGCCTACTACAGCTGGTGGCATACTCAACGTTCATATTGATGATGCTCTTTCTCCCACAGAAAATGATTCTGGAAAATATGCTG GCATTGTCATTGACTTGTTCTGTGAAGGAAAGGTTTTGCCACAGTTACAAGAG GTTGCAACTTGGTTGAAATTGAATGGTAGATTGATGGCTAATGGTCGCATCATGGCAAATTGTGGTGGCATCAATGAAAAATCAGATAATGCAGATGGCACAATCCATCCTGAATCAATTGATGGCACTTGGATTGAAAATTCTACTATCAAGACATTATCTGAAGCATTTCCTGGACAA GTAAACTGGAAGAGAATGCCAGAGACACAAGGTGCAAATTATCTTGCACTCACAGGACCTTTGCCAGATTTGACATTATGGTCTTCTAAGGTCCCAGATCCTTTAAGTGAAAATGTCAGGCGATGGAGGCCATGTGGCTCTATTCTGTGA